One genomic region from Conexibacter woesei Iso977N encodes:
- a CDS encoding MIP/aquaporin family protein codes for MNATEYPPDKGTPAYLAEFVGTAILVLAITGFVSQSSPVVSLLPLGLVHALALMLLVGAIGSISGCHVNPAVTLALLAIRKVSPRDAGAYIGAQVVGGICGALLARAFFSARGSLLNYGAATVNPHFLHGGSVWLALLAEAVGAFILMWAVMGTAVNPDAPKGVAPWAIGGALGLAVLIFGPATGGSFNPARWFGPALVSGTWSDGWLYIIGPVIGAGIAAVSYLSIMDASHRIVGAAQAPEVGESAVPPSGVPRQP; via the coding sequence ATGAACGCCACCGAGTACCCGCCCGACAAGGGCACTCCTGCGTATCTCGCCGAGTTCGTCGGCACCGCGATCCTGGTCCTGGCGATCACGGGCTTCGTCTCGCAGTCGTCGCCGGTCGTGTCGCTGCTGCCGCTGGGGCTGGTGCATGCCCTCGCGCTGATGCTGCTGGTCGGCGCGATCGGGTCGATCTCCGGTTGCCACGTCAACCCGGCGGTGACGCTCGCGCTGCTGGCGATCCGGAAGGTCTCGCCGCGCGATGCGGGCGCGTACATCGGCGCGCAGGTCGTCGGCGGCATCTGCGGCGCGCTGCTGGCGCGGGCGTTCTTCAGCGCGCGCGGCAGCCTGTTGAACTACGGCGCCGCGACGGTCAACCCGCACTTCCTGCACGGCGGTAGCGTCTGGCTCGCCCTGCTCGCCGAGGCGGTCGGCGCGTTCATCCTGATGTGGGCGGTCATGGGCACGGCCGTGAACCCGGACGCACCCAAGGGCGTCGCGCCGTGGGCGATCGGCGGCGCGCTCGGCCTCGCGGTCCTGATCTTCGGCCCCGCGACCGGCGGCTCGTTCAACCCGGCGCGCTGGTTCGGCCCGGCGCTGGTCTCCGGCACCTGGAGCGACGGCTGGCTCTACATCATCGGCCCGGTCATCGGCGCCGGCATCGCCGCGGTGTCGTACCTCTCGATCATGGACGCCTCGCACCGGATCGTCGGCGCGGCGCAGGCGCCGGAGGTCGGCGAGTCGGCGGTGCCGCCCAGCGGGGTGCCCCGGCAGCCGTAG
- a CDS encoding M20/M25/M40 family metallo-hydrolase — protein sequence MASETLEERAVALLQQLIRHNTVNPPGNERALQEELAEPFRAAGFEVTLVGKTPERPNLVARLKGHEPGPVLGLLSHVDTVLADASEWSRDPWSGDLVDGEVWGRGAQDMKSQTAAEAAAALVLAESGWRPARGDLLFISVVDEEVGGMDGAIWICENHPDLVRCDYLLNEGAGTVIPHGDERLYGVCTAEKGVFRFSLTTHGRAGHASMPNVADNALPKLAPLLEAFATRRPSHDITEAPEALMKALGADGLEALRELSPVLAAFAEPMISVTFAPTMVSASEAFNVIPATATLKVDTRVPPGHGKETTEKRLREVLGDLLDSDGVELTFLEEVVGNGSPVETPLMEAIKNWVGTEDDGGRVIPTMLPAYTDSRTWRDAFPECVAYGFFPQREMTLLEMWPLVHGKDERIKAADVGFAARAYTAIAEELLG from the coding sequence ATGGCCAGCGAGACTCTCGAGGAGCGGGCCGTCGCCCTGCTCCAGCAGCTGATCCGGCACAACACGGTCAACCCGCCGGGCAACGAGCGGGCGCTGCAGGAGGAGCTGGCCGAGCCGTTCCGGGCCGCGGGCTTCGAGGTCACGCTGGTCGGCAAGACGCCGGAGCGGCCGAACCTCGTCGCGCGGCTGAAGGGCCACGAGCCGGGGCCGGTCCTGGGGCTGCTGTCGCACGTCGACACGGTGCTGGCGGATGCGAGCGAGTGGTCGCGGGATCCGTGGTCCGGGGACCTCGTCGATGGCGAGGTCTGGGGCCGCGGCGCGCAGGACATGAAGTCGCAGACCGCCGCCGAGGCGGCCGCCGCGCTGGTCCTGGCCGAGTCCGGCTGGCGCCCCGCGCGCGGCGACCTGCTGTTCATCTCCGTGGTCGACGAGGAGGTCGGCGGCATGGACGGCGCGATCTGGATCTGCGAGAACCACCCGGACCTCGTCCGCTGCGACTACCTCCTCAACGAGGGCGCGGGCACGGTCATCCCGCACGGCGACGAGCGCCTCTACGGCGTGTGCACCGCCGAGAAGGGTGTCTTCCGGTTCTCGCTGACGACGCACGGGCGCGCGGGCCACGCGTCGATGCCGAACGTCGCCGACAACGCGCTGCCCAAGCTCGCGCCGTTGTTGGAGGCCTTCGCGACGCGCAGGCCGTCGCACGACATCACCGAGGCGCCGGAGGCGTTGATGAAGGCCTTGGGCGCCGACGGGCTGGAGGCGCTGCGCGAGCTGTCGCCGGTCCTGGCGGCGTTCGCCGAGCCGATGATCTCCGTGACGTTCGCGCCGACGATGGTGAGCGCGAGCGAGGCCTTCAACGTGATCCCGGCGACGGCGACGCTGAAGGTCGACACGCGCGTCCCGCCCGGGCACGGCAAGGAGACGACCGAGAAGCGGCTGCGTGAGGTGCTCGGCGACCTGCTCGACAGCGACGGCGTCGAGCTGACGTTCCTCGAGGAGGTCGTCGGCAACGGGTCGCCGGTCGAGACGCCGCTGATGGAGGCCATCAAGAACTGGGTCGGGACCGAGGACGACGGCGGCCGCGTGATCCCGACGATGCTCCCGGCCTACACCGACTCGCGCACGTGGCGCGACGCGTTCCCGGAGTGCGTGGCCTACGGGTTCTTCCCGCAGCGCGAGATGACGCTGCTGGAGATGTGGCCGCTCGTGCACGGCAAGGACGAGCGGATCAAGGCGGCCGACGTGGGGTTCGCGGCGCGGGCGTACACGGCGATCGCCGAGGAGCTGCTCGGGTGA
- a CDS encoding DUF1385 domain-containing protein, translated as MSVAAERPEPLRLGGMALRNGLLVHGPTMWAAAVRAPDGRIVSASGRKPRVRSRAVDGLPGARGVVRLGEAMAVIPLVKRALPEARLPWQDARVLGSAAAVTLGGAALKRRARGRGGVLGEAALAGFSLLPSFLALRSGDLAAYHGVEHKAIGAYESGAGDARDATKEHDRCGSHLMAPLLASNVAGTALLRRVLDKPGPVAGAAVSLASIGVAVEVFAWSERHDGSRTTALLRRPGHELQRVLGTREPTEPQLDVGRAALAEILRAEGRG; from the coding sequence GTGAGCGTCGCGGCCGAGCGTCCGGAGCCCCTCCGCCTCGGCGGGATGGCGCTGCGCAACGGGCTGCTCGTGCACGGGCCGACGATGTGGGCGGCCGCGGTCCGGGCGCCCGACGGCCGGATCGTCTCCGCCTCCGGGCGCAAGCCGCGTGTGCGCTCGCGCGCCGTCGACGGGCTCCCGGGCGCGCGCGGCGTCGTCCGGCTGGGCGAGGCGATGGCGGTCATCCCGCTGGTCAAGCGCGCGCTGCCGGAGGCCAGGCTGCCGTGGCAGGACGCGCGCGTGCTGGGTTCCGCCGCGGCGGTCACGCTCGGCGGCGCCGCGCTGAAGCGGCGCGCGCGAGGGCGCGGCGGCGTCCTCGGGGAGGCCGCGCTGGCCGGGTTCTCGCTGCTGCCGTCGTTCCTGGCGCTGCGCTCCGGCGACCTGGCGGCCTACCACGGGGTCGAGCACAAGGCGATCGGCGCCTACGAGTCGGGCGCCGGCGACGCGCGCGACGCGACCAAGGAGCACGACCGCTGCGGCTCGCACCTGATGGCGCCGCTGCTGGCCTCCAACGTCGCGGGCACGGCGTTGTTGAGGCGCGTGCTCGACAAGCCCGGCCCGGTCGCCGGCGCCGCGGTGTCGCTGGCGTCGATCGGTGTCGCAGTGGAAGTGTTCGCATGGTCCGAGCGCCACGACGGCTCCCGCACGACCGCGCTGCTGCGCCGCCCCGGCCACGAGCTCCAGCGCGTCCTCGGGACGCGCGAGCCGACCGAGCCCCAGCTCGACGTCGGCCGCGCCGCGCTGGCGGAGATCCTGCGCGCCGAGGGCCGCGGGTAA
- a CDS encoding chitosanase: MAPTTQDVARPRILLLLSIVLLLAAGPAAASAHAQAPALTPVQRHVADQLVSVFENDTTRIRYDYVVDLHDGCGITAGRAGFCSATGDMLLVVRDYAARRPHNALRRYLPVLRARAATGSASARGLRRAFRTAWRHAASDARFRAAQDHVVDEEYFDPAAQLAGAAGLASPLAVAIFYDTAIEHGISTDPDGLPALIARTDARAGAPAVAGEGRWLAAFLDVRRADLLHPHNRARRIDWPESVGRVSALRHLLADGHLDLLPPLAIDPWGDHTFTLR; encoded by the coding sequence GTGGCGCCGACAACCCAGGACGTGGCCCGGCCGCGCATCCTCCTCCTGCTCTCGATCGTCCTGCTGCTGGCCGCCGGGCCCGCCGCGGCGTCCGCACACGCGCAGGCGCCGGCGCTGACGCCGGTCCAGCGCCACGTCGCCGACCAGCTCGTCAGCGTCTTCGAGAACGACACCACGCGCATCCGCTACGACTACGTCGTCGACCTGCACGACGGCTGCGGGATCACCGCCGGGCGCGCCGGCTTCTGCTCGGCGACCGGCGACATGCTGCTGGTCGTCCGCGACTACGCGGCGCGCCGCCCCCACAACGCGCTGCGGCGCTACCTGCCCGTCCTGCGCGCCCGCGCGGCGACCGGCAGCGCCAGCGCGCGCGGGCTGCGCCGCGCGTTCAGGACCGCATGGCGGCACGCCGCGAGCGACGCGCGCTTCCGCGCCGCGCAGGACCACGTCGTCGACGAGGAGTACTTCGACCCGGCGGCGCAGCTGGCCGGCGCCGCGGGGCTGGCCTCGCCGCTGGCGGTCGCGATCTTCTACGACACCGCGATCGAGCACGGCATCTCGACCGACCCGGACGGCCTGCCCGCGCTGATCGCCCGGACCGATGCGCGGGCCGGCGCGCCGGCGGTCGCCGGCGAGGGACGCTGGCTGGCGGCGTTCCTGGACGTCCGCCGTGCCGACCTGCTGCACCCGCACAACCGCGCGCGGCGCATCGACTGGCCCGAGTCGGTCGGGCGCGTGAGCGCGCTGCGGCACCTGCTGGCCGACGGCCACCTGGACCTGCTGCCGCCGCTGGCGATCGACCCCTGGGGCGATCACACGTTCACGCTGCGCTGA
- a CDS encoding TetR/AcrR family transcriptional regulator produces the protein MVPPSFELPMSHDAGVAAPERERADARRNRERILCAAARLIDERGMCFSMDDVAHEAGVGKGTLYRRFGDRAALLRALVSEPEQAFQDALIRGEAPLGPGAPPEVRLHAFGEGLLQFLNDRAIYLQAGELMGGSKRYGHPVYAFYRTHVSLLLKQACGGDAAVNHEYLVDALLGPLSAEPFLYQRDLRGMSVEEITAGWHGLCDAVLDGARAS, from the coding sequence GTGGTCCCCCCATCGTTCGAGCTCCCGATGTCGCATGACGCCGGAGTGGCGGCGCCGGAGCGCGAGCGCGCCGATGCCCGCCGCAACCGCGAGCGGATCCTGTGCGCGGCCGCGCGGCTGATCGACGAGCGCGGGATGTGCTTCTCCATGGACGACGTCGCCCACGAGGCGGGCGTCGGCAAGGGGACGCTCTACCGCCGCTTCGGGGACCGCGCAGCGTTGCTGCGTGCTCTGGTGAGCGAACCGGAGCAGGCGTTCCAGGACGCGCTGATCCGCGGCGAGGCGCCGCTCGGCCCGGGCGCGCCGCCGGAGGTCCGGCTGCACGCGTTCGGCGAGGGCTTGTTGCAGTTCTTGAACGACCGTGCGATCTACCTGCAGGCCGGCGAGCTGATGGGCGGCTCGAAGCGCTACGGCCACCCGGTCTACGCCTTCTACCGGACGCACGTGTCGTTGTTGTTGAAGCAGGCCTGCGGCGGCGACGCGGCCGTCAACCACGAGTACCTGGTCGACGCCCTCCTCGGCCCGCTGAGCGCGGAGCCGTTCCTGTACCAGCGCGACCTCCGCGGCATGTCGGTCGAGGAGATCACCGCCGGCTGGCACGGCCTCTGCGACGCCGTCCTCGACGGCGCGCGGGCCTCGTAG
- a CDS encoding NADPH-dependent FMN reductase — protein sequence MSSQIRILGISGSLRSGSHNTALLQAAALSLPSGAELEVFDGLRDLPPYDADLDTPEREPEAVAQLRAAIDQADGVLIATPEFNGSIPGALKNALDWASRPFPENAFKGKPVAVVGASTGLFGAVWAQAETKKVLGIIGADVLDGELPVGQAGGAFRDDGHLHDDDLRGALEELVGVLAARVGARDSQAV from the coding sequence ATGTCGTCTCAGATCCGCATCCTCGGCATCTCCGGAAGCCTCCGGAGCGGGTCCCACAACACGGCCCTCCTCCAGGCGGCAGCGCTCTCGCTGCCGTCTGGGGCGGAGCTGGAGGTCTTCGACGGCCTCCGGGACCTGCCGCCCTACGACGCCGACCTCGACACGCCTGAGCGCGAGCCGGAGGCGGTCGCGCAGCTGCGCGCTGCGATCGATCAGGCCGATGGCGTCCTGATCGCCACGCCCGAGTTCAACGGCTCGATCCCGGGCGCGTTGAAGAACGCGCTGGACTGGGCCTCGCGCCCGTTCCCCGAGAACGCGTTCAAGGGCAAGCCCGTCGCCGTCGTCGGCGCGTCCACCGGCCTGTTCGGCGCGGTCTGGGCGCAGGCGGAGACCAAGAAGGTCCTCGGCATCATCGGTGCCGACGTGCTCGACGGCGAGCTGCCGGTCGGCCAGGCCGGCGGCGCGTTCCGTGACGACGGCCATCTGCATGACGACGACCTCCGCGGTGCGCTGGAGGAGCTGGTCGGCGTGCTGGCCGCGCGGGTGGGAGCCCGGGACTCCCAGGCGGTCTAG
- a CDS encoding YceI family protein: MSTTATTVPAGTYGLDNVHSSIGFAVKYNGIASFRSSFATYDAALTDGVLTGTADAASIQVDEPNFKGHLLSGEFFDAENTPTITFKSTDVKVAEDGTAEVTGDLTIRGNTQSVVATGSFNAGPDAFGNERANFELEATVDRREFGLNWQNALPNGSDALAWDVTLKVDLHFVKAA, from the coding sequence ATGAGCACCACCGCCACCACCGTTCCCGCCGGCACCTATGGTCTGGACAACGTCCACTCCTCGATCGGCTTCGCGGTCAAGTACAACGGCATCGCGTCCTTCCGCTCGTCCTTCGCGACGTACGACGCGGCGCTCACCGACGGCGTCCTGACCGGCACCGCCGACGCGGCCTCGATCCAGGTCGACGAGCCCAACTTCAAGGGCCACCTGCTCAGCGGCGAGTTCTTCGACGCCGAGAACACCCCCACGATCACCTTCAAGTCCACCGACGTGAAGGTCGCCGAGGACGGCACCGCCGAGGTCACGGGCGACCTCACGATCCGCGGCAACACGCAGTCCGTCGTCGCCACCGGCTCGTTCAACGCCGGCCCGGACGCCTTCGGCAACGAGCGCGCGAACTTCGAGCTCGAGGCCACCGTCGACCGTCGCGAGTTCGGCCTCAACTGGCAGAACGCGCTCCCCAACGGCTCGGACGCCCTCGCGTGGGACGTCACGCTGAAGGTCGACCTGCACTTCGTCAAGGCCGCGTAA
- a CDS encoding ATP-dependent metallopeptidase FtsH/Yme1/Tma family protein, translating to MSPQAVLQHSTSYDGTPFDYLGLNNPPLAHGLADDKAKIQALLSGKGQIATPRTVTVQEPKQSFSQKVQQFGTDWQGIGSLLFLVVLVVFLTRAARSMPRTKPVEIKPKEKVEVRWSDIAGVDDAKKELQEVVDFLKDPGAFQKLGAQVPAGVILHGPPGTGKTLLAKAVAAESGATFYSQSASSFVEMFAGLGAARIRRLFREARKHEPAIVFIDELDAVGARRGSDNNSEREQTLNQLLVEMDGFGSSDRVVVMAASNLLEKLDPALLRPGRFDRQVFVSPPDMEGRRKILNVHTANKPLHQDIDLDGIAAQTSGLSGAELANLCNEAAIFAGRRGATVVETRDFEDALERVVAGVQSNTTLNDREREIVAYHEAGHALCRELLVSGERTHKISIVPRGTALGYVMNLPDEDSYLKTRDQLVDQMTILLGGRVAEAIVFGAVTTGAANDLQRVAEITHAMVHDYGMGTATASVRAVTDADIVSDLTRRIRDEEQQELAFEAQRAAYELITGHRALLEEFAQALLARETLDRREIDTIMADTPPVARPSLRPAAPVAVPAPAQTPQERPRPRIAAVTPLPHPGGDEDSAA from the coding sequence GTGTCCCCGCAGGCCGTTCTCCAGCACTCGACGAGCTACGACGGCACGCCGTTCGACTACCTCGGGTTGAACAACCCCCCGCTGGCGCATGGGCTGGCCGACGACAAGGCCAAGATCCAGGCGCTGCTGTCGGGCAAGGGGCAGATCGCGACGCCGAGGACCGTCACCGTCCAGGAGCCCAAGCAGTCCTTCTCCCAGAAGGTCCAGCAGTTCGGGACCGACTGGCAGGGCATCGGCTCGCTGCTGTTCCTCGTCGTCCTGGTCGTCTTCCTCACGCGCGCCGCCAGGTCGATGCCGCGCACCAAGCCGGTCGAGATCAAGCCGAAGGAGAAGGTCGAGGTCCGCTGGAGCGACATCGCCGGCGTCGACGACGCCAAGAAGGAGCTCCAGGAGGTCGTCGACTTCCTGAAGGACCCCGGGGCGTTCCAGAAGCTCGGCGCCCAGGTCCCCGCGGGCGTGATCCTGCACGGGCCGCCCGGCACCGGCAAGACGCTGCTGGCCAAGGCGGTCGCCGCCGAGTCCGGCGCGACGTTCTACTCGCAGAGCGCGTCGTCGTTCGTGGAGATGTTCGCCGGCCTCGGCGCCGCGCGCATCCGGCGCCTGTTCCGCGAGGCGCGCAAGCACGAGCCCGCGATCGTGTTCATCGACGAGCTCGACGCCGTCGGCGCACGGCGCGGGAGCGACAACAACTCCGAGCGCGAGCAGACGCTCAACCAGCTGCTGGTCGAGATGGACGGCTTCGGGTCGTCCGATCGCGTCGTCGTGATGGCCGCGTCCAACCTGCTGGAGAAGCTCGATCCGGCGCTGCTGCGCCCGGGCCGCTTCGACCGCCAGGTCTTCGTCTCCCCGCCCGACATGGAGGGGCGGCGGAAGATCTTGAACGTGCACACGGCCAACAAGCCGCTGCACCAGGACATCGACCTCGACGGCATCGCCGCGCAGACCTCCGGGCTGTCCGGCGCCGAACTGGCCAACCTCTGCAACGAGGCCGCGATCTTCGCCGGGCGCCGCGGCGCGACCGTCGTCGAGACGCGCGACTTCGAGGACGCGCTGGAGCGCGTCGTCGCGGGCGTGCAGTCCAACACCACCTTGAACGACCGCGAGCGCGAGATCGTCGCCTACCACGAGGCCGGCCACGCGCTGTGCCGCGAGCTGCTGGTCAGCGGCGAGCGGACCCACAAGATCTCGATCGTGCCGCGCGGCACCGCGCTCGGCTACGTGATGAACCTGCCGGATGAGGACTCGTACCTCAAGACGCGCGACCAGCTCGTCGACCAGATGACGATCCTGCTCGGCGGGCGCGTCGCCGAGGCGATCGTGTTCGGCGCGGTGACGACGGGCGCGGCGAACGACCTGCAGCGCGTCGCCGAGATCACGCACGCGATGGTCCACGACTACGGCATGGGCACGGCGACCGCCTCGGTGCGCGCGGTGACCGACGCCGACATCGTCTCCGACCTCACGCGGCGGATCCGCGACGAGGAGCAGCAGGAGCTGGCCTTCGAGGCGCAGCGCGCGGCGTACGAGCTGATCACGGGCCACCGTGCGCTGCTCGAGGAGTTCGCGCAGGCGCTGCTGGCGCGCGAGACGCTGGACCGGCGCGAGATCG